GCTCAGCGCCCCGTTCAAAAAGCCCCACGAGTTCGGCCGCGGTCCGGGGCATGCCCACCGCCACCAGGCCTTCCAGCACACCGCCCCGGGTGGTCATCTTGACGTACCGGCCGTGCTCCGGATCGGCCCACTGCGACACCTGCAGGCGAGGCCTTCCGTTGACCGCACCGGCCGTGAGGGCTTCCTCGTCCCACGGCTCGGCAGCGTTGTCCCCGGCCACGGCCATGTTCATGCCCCGGGCCTTCAGGACCACGACGCCGGGCTGTTCCGGCGGCAGCGCAGGCAGCACTTCTGCGTCCGCTTCCGCCCCTTCGGCCAACAGGGTGAGGTAGCCGGCCAGCCATTCGGCCTGCCGCCAGCCCGGACCCACCAGCCCGGACGGTCCGGAGGCGTTCCGGCACGTGGCGCAGCCCGGATCCGGGCAACGGACTTCGGCGCAGTCGCCCATGGCAAAGATGTGCGGCTCGTGGTGCGCCCGCAGCCTGTGGTCCACCAGGATGCCGGCGCCGGTGGAGAGGCCGCAGCCTTCGGCCAGCTCGGTCCGGGGACGTACGCCGCAGGAGATGACCAGGAGGTCGCCGTCGATCGCCGATCCGTCATCCAGCAGCAAAGCCGAGAACCCGCCGTCGGGCGCGTTGTGCTCAACGCCGGTGGACCGGGCGTTGCCGGTCACCCGGACGCCACAGCGGCGCAGCCCTGCGGCCAGGACCGCCCCGCCGCCGCGGTCGATGCTGCGGCCCAGCGGGTGCGGGCCGTTGTGGACCACGGTGACCGTGGCACCTTCCTCAGCGGCGGCCAATGCGGTTTCCAGGCCCAGGACGCCTCCGCCCAGGACCACCACGCGCTTGCCGCCGGCCACCGCCTGCCGCAACACCCGGGCGTCGCGGAGGTCCCGCAGTGCCGTGACGCCGGTGGGCAGCACGGGGGAGGACGGGTCAGGATTGATGCCGGTAAGGTTGGGGATCACCGGCCTGGATCCGGTGGCAAACACCAGCCGGTCGTAGTGCACGGACGCGCCGTCCGAGAGAACCACCTGCTGCCGCGCCCGGTCCACGCGCCTGGCCCGGACGCCCAGCCGGACATCCACTCCCTCTGCAACCAGTTCGGCGCTGTCGGCGAGGGCAAGTGCGTCAGCGGTGGTCCGGCCGACGCCGAGATCGGCAACCAGGACGCGGTTGTAGGCAGCCTCGGCTTCCTCGCCCAGCACCGTGAGCCGGACGTGTCCGTTGCGCACGGCGGGCAGGAGCTCGTCCACCAGCCGGGCGGCCACTGGACCGAATCCCACAATGACAATCTGCTCGCTCATGAGGCCTCCGTCGTTTGAAGCATGCGGGCGGATTCGGGTGCGGCCACGGGCCGGACCCAAACGGTGTTGAACTTGAA
This region of Arthrobacter sp. DNA4 genomic DNA includes:
- a CDS encoding FAD-dependent oxidoreductase, which translates into the protein MSEQIVIVGFGPVAARLVDELLPAVRNGHVRLTVLGEEAEAAYNRVLVADLGVGRTTADALALADSAELVAEGVDVRLGVRARRVDRARQQVVLSDGASVHYDRLVFATGSRPVIPNLTGINPDPSSPVLPTGVTALRDLRDARVLRQAVAGGKRVVVLGGGVLGLETALAAAEEGATVTVVHNGPHPLGRSIDRGGGAVLAAGLRRCGVRVTGNARSTGVEHNAPDGGFSALLLDDGSAIDGDLLVISCGVRPRTELAEGCGLSTGAGILVDHRLRAHHEPHIFAMGDCAEVRCPDPGCATCRNASGPSGLVGPGWRQAEWLAGYLTLLAEGAEADAEVLPALPPEQPGVVVLKARGMNMAVAGDNAAEPWDEEALTAGAVNGRPRLQVSQWADPEHGRYVKMTTRGGVLEGLVAVGMPRTAAELVGLFERGAELPADRSLLLRLDGPDQLPGAGAADPAGTVCRCAGVSGATITAAASDGCSTVAEVSRATRAGTGCGGCHEDIKGLIEQHFQAAAA